The genomic stretch TATGTCGAAATGATGATTTTTATCTGCACCGATATAAGTAATTACCAAACTGTCGGCAGCATTTCCATCCACTTTCATATCAAAAGAAAATTTCCCGCCGGCACGCACTTCTCTTCCATGTTTGCCGAATGCTTCGCTCACATAACTGTTTCCAGAAACGGTTAAATGATGGTCGCGTTCGGGCTGCATTTCCCCGATGCGAAAAACATCGACAGAATGCGCTTCCAGATACTTTTCTTTTTCGAGTTGCGCTTTATAAGCAGCTTGTTTATTTGTCCAATCTTTATTTGTAAAATAATCCCAATAAACATTGTAATAATTTTTATAGGAAGCATAAAAAGGTTGCAGATTCACATCGAAAGGCTTGCTTGCACCGGCAGTTTTAAAGAGTAAATTTTTTGTATCAACAGGCTTAATCCAGTCTGCAGGCTGTTTATCATCCGTCAGCAAAACAGGAATTCCCATGACAGGGTCAGGCATTGTATCGCCGAGGTTTCCCGACAATAAAACAGGTCCGTAAAATATGGCAATGCGGTTCGGATTATCGGGCATTGCTTCGGTATATAATGTTCTTTGCAAATGGTACGTGATTTTATCGCCCGGCTTCCAGGTTCTGTCAATTTCCACAAAACCGTCTTTATCCAAAACCGTTGGAACTGATTTTCCGTTTATATCAATGGCGTAATCGTTTGACCATTTCGGCTTGCGCAGTTTGAGTATAAAATGTTGTTTCTTTTTGGCATTGATGGAAATTGAAATATCATTTCCTGAAAGAATGGACGAAGCAACTGTAACCTGTGTTTGCCGCTCGCGCCAAGTGAGCGTTGCAGGAATAAACATATTTACATACAAACTATTGCCGTCGCTTCCCTCATAAAAAATGCTTTCACCGTACTTGCTGTGATTTTCCATGCCTGTGCCTACGCAGCAGGTAAATGTATTAAACTCATCGCTGAATTGCTTTTCTCCGCCCGACCTTAACGGAACGAAATAACAGAACATTCCCGTTTCTGGATTTTCCGTAGCAAGAATGTGGTTGATTAAAGTTCTTTCGTAAAAATCGCCCAATTCTGAAGTTGGATGCAAAGCAAATAATTGCCTCGTGAGTTTCAGCATATTGTAAGACGGACAAGTTTCTGTGTTGTCGTCGCTAAGACGGTCGGACAATTTATCTTCATCGCCGAAATATTCGTAATTGCCTTCGCCGCCGTTGGCATAAATATGATGCTCTACAATCGTTCGCCACATGAAACCCGCAATAGCGCTGTCTTTTGGGGTGCCGCTCCAAATGTATTGTGTTGCAGCGCCGATACCTTTTGGGATATTGGTATTTGCGTGTTTGTTTTGCAAAGCATCGATATGATTTGATAATGGCTGCATTACAAAATCATCGTAAAACTTATTGGAAATGTCTAAATATTTTTTGTTGCCTGTGATGGCATAAACATAAGCCAATACATCGTTCATGCCGCCGTATTCGCAACGCAGCATTTTTTGTAATTGTTCTTCATTGAGATTTTTCAAAATATTTCCTGTCCAGTCTGCCATGCCTGTTACAACTTTCAACGCTTGCCGATTGCCGCAATACAAGTAAGCATCCACCAATCCTGCCATTACTTTATGCACCGTGTACCAGGGCGACCAACCGCCGTTCAAATCAAAACCGCCCGTGTGAATATCGCCAATGGAAACTTTATAGAAAATGCTGTCTTCATTTGGAATTGCGCCCACATAACCGGTTTTTCTTGCAGCCTGACACTTTGCTAATTCTCCGACAATATATTCAACGCGATTCTTAAAAACTGTATCGCCTGTTGAAGCATACATCATGCTTGTTGCGGAAAGATAATGCCCAAGCGTATGTCCCGAAAGGCCTTCGCTTTCCCAGCCGCCGTATTCTTTTCCTTTGGTTGGCAAATGCGCATTTTTATAAAATCTGCTTAATAAACGGTTTGGGTCTAACTCCAACAAATACGCCGAATCTTTTTCCTGCGCGTTAAAGAACGGTGTTCCCGGCAAAAGACGGACGTCCGATAAATTAAAGCCGTACACATCAATCGGAACAACAGGCTTTACTTTGAATCTGTTTTCATTTTTTACAGGAATGTACGATTGCGCACATACTTGTAAAGAACAAAACGCCGCAAATAGAAATATTATTGAAAGATTTTTTTTCATCTGTTTACCTTTATTATTTTTTAATTGCCAGATGGAATGAGCCAAGATAATCTTTGCTCTCAGGCATATGTCTTATGGCTCATTTCATAATTAATTTGAATTTTCTGCATTCGCTAAAGACCGTTTTCCTTTTTTCTCTGCGAGGTAATACACAGGCAAACCGAGCAACACGATAATCAATCCAAACCATGTATATCTCGGTTTTGTAAACAACAATGCAATACAAATAACCGATGCAACTACAATATAAATTGCAGGCAATACAGGATAACCAAATGCTTTGTATGGTCTTGGCAAATCCGGTTTATTTTTTCTTAAACGAAAAACACCAATAATGGTTAAGACATAAAAAATAAGCACTACAAAAATTACATAATCCAGCAAATCGCCATAGTGCCCGCTCAGGCATAAAACACAAGCCCAAATACATTGAATCCACAAGCCGAAAGACGGAACACCCGCACGATTCAAATGACCTGCCCGTTGAAAAAACAAGCCGTCTTTTGCCATAGAATAATATACTCGTGCACCCGTCAAAACCAATCCGTTCACACAACCGAAAGTCGAAATCATGATTAGCGCAGCCATGATGATTGTGCCGCTGTTTCCCCAAATTTTATCCATCGCAGCAACAGCTATTCTATCGTTCGGTGCAAAAGCAATATCATGCAAAGGCAACACAGCGAGATAAACAAGGTTGACAGCAACATACAAAACCGTTACAATCAAAGTTCCTAACAGCAAACTCAAGCCGATATTGCGTTCCGGCTTTTTTACTTCGCCTGCAATAAAAGCAATACTATGCCACGCATCGGAACTGAAAAGACTGCCGACCATTGCCGCAGCAAACGCGCCAATAAATGCCATGCTTGTATAACTTGAAAAGCCGTTACTGCTTAACTTTTGAAAATTAAAAGCATCGTGCCAATTGCTTATCCAGACAGTTTTATTTGCGCCCAGCCATATTCCTAAGACAATCAATCCTATCAAAGAAAGCAACTTTGCCAAAGTAAATATCGTCTGTATTGTTTTTCCGTATTTAATACCCAAACTGTTGATTGCAGTCAATAGAATAACTATGACTATTGCTAATAATTGTCCTGCGGAAACATTGAAATTGCCGAAATGCAGCACCATATTTTCCTCTTTAAAAACAGGAAGCAAATACGCCGTAAACTTGGAAAATGCCACAGCCACAGCAGCAATCGTTCCTGTTTGAATAACCATAAAAAAACTCCAGCCGTATAAGAAACCGATGCGCCTGTTGTACGCTTCGCGCAAGTACATATATTGTCCGCCTGCGGTTGGAAACATGCCGCTCAATTCGCCGTAACTCAAAGCACCGATAATGGTAATAATGCCCGTAACAATCCACAACAAAATGAGCCAGCCCGACGAACCGACATTCCGAATCATATCGGCGCTCACGATAAAAATACCTGAACCAATCATGGCTCCGGCAACGACCATAACAGCGTCTAATAAAGACACGGAACGTTTAAAAGATGCAGACATTTTATATATTGAATTTGAAAAATTACAGCACCGAAAATCCCAAAGCAAACGGGTCGTCTTCCGTATCAATCGTTATCGTATTGTAACCGTAAATGCGCGCCCAGCCTTCAACGCCGGGACGCACGGCAGGCTTGCCGCCAACCGTTGTTTCTTCTTCGATTGTACCGATAAACTTTGAACCGATAATGCTTTCGTGAATAAATTGTTCGCCTTTTTTCAATAAACCTTTTGCATACCATTGTGCAATTCTCGCCGAAGTTCCCGTGCCGCAAGGGCTGCGGTCAATTGCTTTTTCGCCATAGAAAACTGCATTTCGCGCAGTAGAAGTTTTGTCCAAAACGGCGCCCGTCCACATAATGTGATGCACGCCGTTAATCGTACTATCTTCTGGATGAGCAAACTCGTATTTTTCGTTAATTAATTTACGCAATTCTCTTGCCCAGGAAATTAATTTCTCTACAGGATAATATTCCAATCCTTTGAAGTTTTTTTGTACATCAATGATGGCATAAAAATTTCCGCCGTAAGAAACATCAAACACTAATTCGCCGAGTTCAGGACAATTAACCGTCAATTCCGTTTTGTCCAAATAAGCGGGAACGTTTACCAGCTTTACGCTTTTTACTTTTCCGTTTTCTTCTTTATAAGTTATCTCAACCAAACCTGCAGGGGCTTCCATTTTTACAATGCCTTTTTGCTTTGGCACAATCAATCCTTCTTCAATACCAATTGTAATTGTACCGATAGTTCCATGCCCGCACATGGGAAGACAACCACTCGTTTCAATGAACAAAACGCCTACGTCATTTGCTTTATCGGCGGGTGGATACAAAATGCTCCCGCTCATCATATCGTGTCCGCGTGGTTCAAACATCAAACCCTGACGAATCCAATCGTAATGTTGCAAAAAATGCTGGCGTTTTTCGCTCATATCTTTTCCTTCCAACACAGGTCCGCCGCCTGCAACAAGCCTTACAGGATTTCCGCAGGTATGCGCATCTATACAAAAAAAAGTTTTCTTCATTCTTAGCTCTTATTTTTTCCATTCATTATCCACCAAACGCCAAATGTTTAAAGGATTTTCATCTTTCAGTTCGTCGGGCAAAAACTGTTGCGGAAAATTTTGATAAGCAACAGGCCGCACCCAACGCTTAATGGCAGTTGTTCCTACGGAAGTATAACGCGCATCCGACGTTGAAGGAAAGCCGCCGCCGTGAACCATGCTGCTGCAAACTTCTACGCCTGTCGGCACTTCGTTTACGATAATTCTGCCCGCAACGGATTGCTGCAATTGCAAAATATCTTTATGCTGCGCCATATCATTTTCCGTTGCCATTAAAGTGGTTGTCAATTGTCCTTCGACAGATTTTAAAACGGCTTTCAATTCATCTTTATTCTGACAAATAACCAACAAAGAATAAGGCCCGAAAATTTCTTCTTTCAATATTTCATTTTCAAGAAAAATAGTTGCTCCAACCTTTGCAATTAAAGGCGTTGCAGCATCTTCTTTGCCGTCATTTGCTTGGGCAATTACTTCAACAACAGGTTGAATTTTTTGAATAGCATTGATATAATTTTCATAAATACCGTGATGCAGCATCGCCTGAGGAATTGAAGTTGGAATAATATTTTTTAGTTCCTCAATAAATTCATTCAAACCGTTTCCTTCAATCGCAATCAACAAACCCGGATTGGTACAAAACTGTCCGGCGCCGAGCGTAACAGAAGTCGCCAATTTCTTCGCAGTTTCCTGCGGAAATTTTTCCAGATATTCGGGATATAAAACAACAGGATTAACGCTGCTCATTTCCGCAAAAACAGGAATAGGCTTTGGTCTTTCTTTGGCATAATTAATTAACGCATTTCCGCCCGAAAAAGAACCCGTAAATCCTATGCCGGTTGTAATTGGATGCTGCACCAACGCTTTTGCCAACGCAAAAGAACCTTCCACGTGCTGTACAGTAAATTCGGGCATTTGCGAAATTTCAACTGCTTTTTTTATCGCTTCAAAAATTGCCTCAGAGGTTTTGATATGCGCGGGATGCGCTTTAATCACAACTGTAGCACCCGCAGCCAAAGCGCTTGCCGTATCGCCGCCTGCAGTTGAAAATGCAAATGGAAAATTGCTTGCGCCGAACACAATTACAGGTCCGACAGATTGCAACATTTTGCGAATATCGGGCTTTGGCAAAGGCTTGCGTTCCGCATTGCCTGTATCGATAGATGCTTCTACCCAACTGCCTTCTTCCAACAGCTGAGCGAACATATTTAACTGATTTATAGTTCTTGTTAATTCGCCTTGCAATCTTGCTTCGGGCAGATGACTTTCCTGCATTGCAAGTGGAACAAGTTCTGCTCTGCGCTGTTCTATCTGTGCACCTATTTCTTTTAAAAAACCGGCTCTTTTTCTTTTGTCTGTTTGACTGTATATTTCAAATGCGGATAATGCTTTTTTCATTATTTCATCTGCCGATAATATTTCCTTTTCTTCATCCATAATTAATAAATTTTAATCAAAGAAGGGACGGTTTTTCAACGCATCTTCAATAACTTTTACGGCATCTTCACGCTTCTTTCCCGAAAGCGGAAGCCGCGGCAAACGCACATATTCGCTGCCAATTCCTGTGTAAACTTCCGTCAATTTAATATACTGAACCAACTGCGGATTAATATCAAACTCCAGCAACGGCATAAACCAACGATACACTTCCAGGGCTTCTTTGTATTTTTCTTCTTTGATAAATTTATAGATGGCAACAGTTTCTTTCGGAAACGCGCAAACCAAGCCTGCAACCAAGCCGTCCGCACCGGCAGCAAGCTCTTCAAATGTAAGCGTATCCACACCGCATAATATTTTAAAACGGTCTCCGAATTTATTTTTCATGCGCGTAACATTGGTTACGTCTCTGGTAGATTCTTTTACTGCCTGAATATTGGGAACATCGGCAAGCTGCTCAAACATTTCCAATGTAATTTCGGTTTTATAATCAACCGGATTATTATACAGAATTATCGGCAGAGAAGTAGCAGATGCTACATCTTTAAAATATTTTACGGTTTCTTCATCAGTACTTTTGTAGCGCATGGGCGGCAATAGCATCAATCCGTCTGCACCCCATTTTTCTGCCGATTGTGCCAAAGCAATGGCTTCCTTTGTAGCGCCTTCGGCAATATTAACGATTACAGGTAATTTGTCGTTCATGTACGACACTGCAAATTTTACCAACGTTTCTTTTTCCGCAATCGAAAGCGTACTGGCTTCGCCAAGCGAACCACCAATGATAATGCCGCTCACGCCTGCATCTGTTTGGGCATTCAGATTTTTTTCAAATAATTTTAAATCGAGTTCATCATCCTTGGTAAACTTAGTAGTAAGGGCGGGAATAACCCCGTTCCAATTTAATGACATATACTTTTTTATTTATTGTAAACAAATTTTCGTAAAAGTAGCAAGGGAATCTTCCCGGATATTTGCGTTTTTTATCTGTTGATGCCCATAAATTAACCAAGTAGTTTTTTTATAAAAAACTACTCAATTGACGATAAATTAAAATATGAATAAAATATATTTTTTATCTCAATTTTAAATTTATCCACCTCATTACGGCGCATATTTTTAAATTTCACATATTAAACATCGGACACTTCCAGTATTTTAACCAAGTTTGTTCGGAAATTAGCATTTTGCTGATAAATTATGAATAATAAGAAAAAGTTAATTAATTTGGCTATGAAAATAATATTTATTG from Arachidicoccus sp. BS20 encodes the following:
- a CDS encoding APC family permease, which produces MSASFKRSVSLLDAVMVVAGAMIGSGIFIVSADMIRNVGSSGWLILLWIVTGIITIIGALSYGELSGMFPTAGGQYMYLREAYNRRIGFLYGWSFFMVIQTGTIAAVAVAFSKFTAYLLPVFKEENMVLHFGNFNVSAGQLLAIVIVILLTAINSLGIKYGKTIQTIFTLAKLLSLIGLIVLGIWLGANKTVWISNWHDAFNFQKLSSNGFSSYTSMAFIGAFAAAMVGSLFSSDAWHSIAFIAGEVKKPERNIGLSLLLGTLIVTVLYVAVNLVYLAVLPLHDIAFAPNDRIAVAAMDKIWGNSGTIIMAALIMISTFGCVNGLVLTGARVYYSMAKDGLFFQRAGHLNRAGVPSFGLWIQCIWACVLCLSGHYGDLLDYVIFVVLIFYVLTIIGVFRLRKNKPDLPRPYKAFGYPVLPAIYIVVASVICIALLFTKPRYTWFGLIIVLLGLPVYYLAEKKGKRSLANAENSN
- a CDS encoding dihydrodipicolinate synthase family protein, giving the protein MSLNWNGVIPALTTKFTKDDELDLKLFEKNLNAQTDAGVSGIIIGGSLGEASTLSIAEKETLVKFAVSYMNDKLPVIVNIAEGATKEAIALAQSAEKWGADGLMLLPPMRYKSTDEETVKYFKDVASATSLPIILYNNPVDYKTEITLEMFEQLADVPNIQAVKESTRDVTNVTRMKNKFGDRFKILCGVDTLTFEELAAGADGLVAGLVCAFPKETVAIYKFIKEEKYKEALEVYRWFMPLLEFDINPQLVQYIKLTEVYTGIGSEYVRLPRLPLSGKKREDAVKVIEDALKNRPFFD
- a CDS encoding aldehyde dehydrogenase (NADP(+)) — translated: MDEEKEILSADEIMKKALSAFEIYSQTDKRKRAGFLKEIGAQIEQRRAELVPLAMQESHLPEARLQGELTRTINQLNMFAQLLEEGSWVEASIDTGNAERKPLPKPDIRKMLQSVGPVIVFGASNFPFAFSTAGGDTASALAAGATVVIKAHPAHIKTSEAIFEAIKKAVEISQMPEFTVQHVEGSFALAKALVQHPITTGIGFTGSFSGGNALINYAKERPKPIPVFAEMSSVNPVVLYPEYLEKFPQETAKKLATSVTLGAGQFCTNPGLLIAIEGNGLNEFIEELKNIIPTSIPQAMLHHGIYENYINAIQKIQPVVEVIAQANDGKEDAATPLIAKVGATIFLENEILKEEIFGPYSLLVICQNKDELKAVLKSVEGQLTTTLMATENDMAQHKDILQLQQSVAGRIIVNEVPTGVEVCSSMVHGGGFPSTSDARYTSVGTTAIKRWVRPVAYQNFPQQFLPDELKDENPLNIWRLVDNEWKK
- a CDS encoding 4-hydroxyproline epimerase, which produces MKKTFFCIDAHTCGNPVRLVAGGGPVLEGKDMSEKRQHFLQHYDWIRQGLMFEPRGHDMMSGSILYPPADKANDVGVLFIETSGCLPMCGHGTIGTITIGIEEGLIVPKQKGIVKMEAPAGLVEITYKEENGKVKSVKLVNVPAYLDKTELTVNCPELGELVFDVSYGGNFYAIIDVQKNFKGLEYYPVEKLISWARELRKLINEKYEFAHPEDSTINGVHHIMWTGAVLDKTSTARNAVFYGEKAIDRSPCGTGTSARIAQWYAKGLLKKGEQFIHESIIGSKFIGTIEEETTVGGKPAVRPGVEGWARIYGYNTITIDTEDDPFALGFSVL
- a CDS encoding glycoside hydrolase family 127 protein, whose amino-acid sequence is MKKNLSIIFLFAAFCSLQVCAQSYIPVKNENRFKVKPVVPIDVYGFNLSDVRLLPGTPFFNAQEKDSAYLLELDPNRLLSRFYKNAHLPTKGKEYGGWESEGLSGHTLGHYLSATSMMYASTGDTVFKNRVEYIVGELAKCQAARKTGYVGAIPNEDSIFYKVSIGDIHTGGFDLNGGWSPWYTVHKVMAGLVDAYLYCGNRQALKVVTGMADWTGNILKNLNEEQLQKMLRCEYGGMNDVLAYVYAITGNKKYLDISNKFYDDFVMQPLSNHIDALQNKHANTNIPKGIGAATQYIWSGTPKDSAIAGFMWRTIVEHHIYANGGEGNYEYFGDEDKLSDRLSDDNTETCPSYNMLKLTRQLFALHPTSELGDFYERTLINHILATENPETGMFCYFVPLRSGGEKQFSDEFNTFTCCVGTGMENHSKYGESIFYEGSDGNSLYVNMFIPATLTWRERQTQVTVASSILSGNDISISINAKKKQHFILKLRKPKWSNDYAIDINGKSVPTVLDKDGFVEIDRTWKPGDKITYHLQRTLYTEAMPDNPNRIAIFYGPVLLSGNLGDTMPDPVMGIPVLLTDDKQPADWIKPVDTKNLLFKTAGASKPFDVNLQPFYASYKNYYNVYWDYFTNKDWTNKQAAYKAQLEKEKYLEAHSVDVFRIGEMQPERDHHLTVSGNSYVSEAFGKHGREVRAGGKFSFDMKVDGNAADSLVITYIGADKNHHFDILVNGVLLATENLKDEKADAFYDKTYSIPQNLITGKTSISITIDAKYNSTAGRVFGARIIH